From one Pseudomonas sp. B21-048 genomic stretch:
- a CDS encoding DUF2269 domain-containing protein, which yields MLYLCLKYIHVIAAIFLFGFGMGSYLYLIAVSRTANPQVIAHVARMVVRFDTWITTPAGFIQIATGYWLMKLAGLPLTTEWVLTSLIIFLCVGSLWLPVLVLQKRLYVMASSAVETGKGLDDEYRSVYKKWLWMGVFGFMGMFVIVTIMVTKMTPGRLVELLV from the coding sequence ATGCTCTATCTGTGCCTGAAATACATTCACGTCATAGCCGCTATTTTCCTGTTTGGATTCGGCATGGGGTCCTACCTCTACCTGATCGCCGTCAGCCGCACGGCCAACCCTCAAGTGATCGCGCATGTGGCCAGAATGGTTGTGCGGTTCGACACCTGGATTACCACACCGGCAGGCTTTATTCAGATAGCGACGGGCTATTGGCTGATGAAGCTTGCCGGGCTTCCCCTGACCACGGAGTGGGTTTTGACGTCGTTGATCATCTTCCTTTGCGTGGGTTCGCTTTGGCTGCCGGTATTGGTGCTTCAGAAGCGGTTGTACGTGATGGCTTCGAGCGCGGTTGAGACCGGAAAGGGGCTCGATGATGAATACCGGTCCGTGTACAAAAAATGGCTCTGGATGGGTGTTTTCGGATTTATGGGGATGTTTGTGATTGTAACGATTATGGTGACGAAGATGACGCCGGGGCGGTTGGTTGAGCTATTGGTGTAG
- the bcsQ gene encoding cellulose biosynthesis protein BcsQ, with product MKYVDDVTQLFASFGEAAGSYQEIQPNYNDFKDNLTSPTTSITQPDLNAALPQAITAEFPLEETAPLLLIGPPVTRAKNVVISLPSPKTAPLPSESMAAPLTGDHPRLSELLRELKQTRRDGLPTPRKQTEAKVIAVVSANGGVGKSTVVAGLAKALRRLGGRTIAIDLDPQNALPSHLGTLKQGAGLIQLKQPDTDWSAHCQPGYCDSELLPFGTGNVDDLRSLKQQMLDDTNWLNRHLVSMNLGENDTVILDTPSGANIYSQQALDAADLVLVITVADAAAYLALDTMAQWLETRARPAQVHRYVLNQQEDSRSFSRDMSLLFQRRLGSDLIKTIRLDHQLNESLAYNQDPLQHAPDSIGCQDILSLARAVHALLLPDAIDEHVAP from the coding sequence ATGAAATATGTAGATGACGTTACTCAGCTTTTCGCAAGCTTTGGCGAAGCCGCAGGTAGTTACCAGGAAATACAACCCAATTATAACGACTTCAAAGATAACCTGACCTCGCCGACAACATCGATCACTCAGCCAGATTTAAACGCGGCGTTGCCTCAAGCCATTACCGCCGAGTTTCCACTTGAAGAAACCGCGCCCTTATTACTGATTGGCCCGCCAGTGACACGTGCAAAAAACGTTGTCATCTCGCTGCCTTCACCGAAAACCGCCCCTCTGCCGAGTGAGTCAATGGCGGCCCCCCTAACGGGTGACCACCCGCGATTGAGCGAACTGTTGCGCGAACTGAAACAGACTCGTCGAGACGGTCTGCCAACGCCTCGAAAACAAACCGAAGCAAAGGTCATCGCTGTCGTTTCGGCAAATGGCGGCGTGGGGAAAAGCACTGTCGTGGCCGGGCTGGCAAAGGCTCTCAGGCGTCTTGGCGGGCGAACCATAGCGATTGATCTGGACCCTCAAAACGCCCTGCCCAGTCATTTGGGCACCCTTAAACAGGGGGCTGGACTGATCCAGCTGAAACAGCCCGATACCGACTGGAGCGCCCATTGTCAGCCGGGCTATTGCGACAGCGAGCTCCTGCCCTTTGGCACGGGCAACGTCGATGATCTCAGATCGCTCAAGCAGCAGATGCTTGACGATACCAACTGGCTGAACAGACACCTTGTGTCGATGAACCTCGGTGAAAACGATACGGTGATCCTGGACACCCCTTCAGGCGCAAACATCTATTCGCAACAAGCGCTGGATGCCGCCGATCTGGTGCTCGTCATCACCGTCGCCGACGCGGCCGCCTATCTGGCGCTGGACACCATGGCGCAGTGGCTGGAAACCCGCGCAAGACCTGCACAAGTTCACAGGTATGTGCTTAACCAACAGGAGGATTCGCGCTCATTCAGCCGGGACATGAGTCTGCTGTTCCAGCGCCGTCTCGGCAGTGATCTGATCAAGACGATACGACTCGATCACCAACTCAACGAATCGCTGGCCTACAACCAGGACCCACTGCAGCACGCACCGGACTCCATTGGCTGTCAGGACATCCTTTCACTTGCGCGCGCAGTTCACGCCTTGCTGCTCCCGGACGCTATTGACGAGCACGTCGCGCCATGA
- a CDS encoding winged helix-turn-helix domain-containing protein — MATQSNPTYWRRLALDHQGLGSSKAFGHGLEGTLRAIEHLGYVQIDTLSVVERAHHHILWSRVPGYSLDCLNQLTCAGRVFEYWFHAAAYLPIQDYRFALPRMLSFRRGESPYFRNVDAKLMTEILDRVRGEGTLRTRDLRECCKGKGSWWDHGPGRRALDKLFMQGDLMIRERRGMEKLYVLPEQLLPDGLDLREPSAGEMAAYLLDTAVRAHGVVTWKQLMHLRTGQPLRNAMRELLQARVETGELARVNDPTMPDAYVIAQEGAGCDAKTSAEVHLLSPFDNAVIHRERLVQLFGFDYRLESYAPAAKRVYGYFCLPVLWQGNFVGRVDCKADRAANRFEVISLHLERRAMHAARLPALLNDALNKLASFCGCAYVPRDFR; from the coding sequence GTGGCAACTCAATCTAATCCAACTTATTGGCGACGACTGGCTCTGGATCATCAAGGACTAGGTTCGAGCAAGGCATTTGGCCATGGTCTTGAAGGCACGCTCCGCGCGATAGAGCATTTAGGTTATGTGCAAATCGACACGCTGTCTGTCGTTGAGAGAGCACATCATCACATCCTGTGGAGCCGCGTGCCCGGGTATTCCTTGGACTGTCTCAACCAGCTGACGTGTGCCGGGCGGGTTTTTGAGTATTGGTTTCACGCTGCCGCTTATCTGCCGATACAAGACTACCGTTTTGCATTGCCGCGCATGCTGTCTTTCCGGCGTGGTGAGAGCCCCTATTTCAGGAATGTCGATGCCAAGTTGATGACGGAAATCCTGGACCGGGTGCGAGGTGAAGGCACGCTGCGCACACGCGACCTCAGAGAGTGCTGCAAAGGCAAGGGTTCATGGTGGGACCATGGGCCTGGCCGACGCGCGCTTGACAAGTTGTTCATGCAGGGCGATTTGATGATCCGCGAGCGCAGGGGCATGGAAAAACTCTATGTGTTGCCTGAACAATTGTTGCCAGATGGCCTGGATCTTCGAGAACCGTCAGCCGGTGAGATGGCTGCCTATCTGCTTGACACCGCAGTCCGTGCCCATGGAGTCGTCACCTGGAAGCAGCTGATGCACTTGCGCACCGGACAACCATTGCGCAATGCAATGCGAGAACTATTGCAGGCCCGTGTGGAGACAGGCGAATTGGCTCGCGTGAATGATCCAACGATGCCCGACGCCTATGTCATCGCACAGGAGGGCGCGGGGTGTGATGCTAAAACCAGTGCGGAAGTCCATCTGCTCTCGCCGTTCGACAACGCTGTGATCCATCGAGAACGCTTGGTGCAATTGTTCGGTTTTGACTACCGGCTCGAAAGCTACGCTCCTGCGGCTAAACGGGTATACGGTTATTTTTGTCTGCCGGTCCTTTGGCAAGGAAATTTTGTTGGTCGAGTCGACTGCAAAGCTGACCGAGCTGCAAATCGCTTTGAGGTCATCAGCCTGCATTTGGAGCGTCGTGCAATGCATGCCGCGCGGCTTCCCGCATTGCTGAATGACGCATTAAACAAGCTTGCCAGCTTCTGTGGCTGCGCTTATGTGCCGCGCGACTTTAGATGA
- a CDS encoding GFA family protein, protein MFKGSCCCGAVKFLVSSPPTMMGTCHCSRCRKVGASTFVFVNRSSFELISGADSITTFKPEAPYKYNRCFCSHCGTALGEVTSTAESFPVAANCIDEALTITNLFHEFVKEKPSWYDICDSAKQFPEHPHR, encoded by the coding sequence ATGTTTAAAGGTAGTTGTTGCTGCGGAGCAGTGAAGTTCTTGGTGTCGAGTCCTCCAACAATGATGGGAACATGTCACTGCTCTCGTTGCAGAAAGGTCGGAGCAAGTACCTTCGTCTTCGTAAATCGCTCATCGTTCGAGCTGATTTCCGGCGCGGATTCCATCACCACCTTCAAGCCTGAAGCACCTTACAAGTACAACCGTTGCTTCTGTTCGCACTGCGGAACAGCATTGGGCGAGGTGACGTCAACCGCCGAGTCGTTTCCCGTGGCTGCGAACTGCATCGATGAGGCATTGACCATCACCAATCTCTTCCATGAGTTCGTCAAGGAAAAGCCAAGCTGGTACGACATCTGCGACAGCGCCAAGCAGTTTCCGGAACATCCACACCGATAA
- a CDS encoding MAPEG family protein: MTIPMWMLLGFATWTLLLLMATVGVYRWARILFSNVPIASFRCDQLEGEDWYRRGIRAHANCVENLPVLGAIVWVISTLGIDDPAVSYLSVIILIARVCQSLVHVSHVQTNTFVAIRFAFFFVQLVCFLALIVIATCYGV; this comes from the coding sequence ATGACAATACCGATGTGGATGTTGCTTGGATTTGCGACCTGGACTTTGCTGCTATTGATGGCAACCGTCGGTGTGTATCGCTGGGCCAGAATCTTGTTCTCGAATGTTCCGATTGCCTCTTTCCGATGCGATCAGCTCGAAGGCGAGGATTGGTATCGGCGCGGGATAAGAGCACACGCGAACTGTGTGGAAAATCTGCCTGTCTTGGGCGCCATCGTGTGGGTGATTTCAACCCTTGGTATCGACGATCCTGCAGTGAGTTACTTGTCCGTAATCATCCTGATTGCACGCGTGTGCCAGTCACTGGTTCACGTATCCCATGTGCAAACCAATACGTTCGTGGCGATTCGGTTTGCCTTCTTTTTCGTTCAGTTGGTCTGTTTTCTCGCGCTCATTGTTATAGCCACTTGTTATGGCGTATGA
- a CDS encoding DUF4157 domain-containing protein produces the protein MLPNTTRLMALFVLYLTLEVPAQTNACPPGEKQVCLDGCICLPDPGQLGSLPDGIYQIAAPALALWLTQARAEAASAGIQPIPAHIREQLLRWYDPSVLDTARYKVSDNGQFNAATAMLQNPDVGAVTLIDIILFRDAQTAEQNTALWAHELKHVQQFQAWGVEGFAQRYTQDSNAVEAPAYAIQAEVRRSVREGTY, from the coding sequence ATGCTGCCCAACACCACGCGCCTGATGGCGCTGTTTGTGCTTTACCTGACGCTTGAAGTGCCAGCCCAGACCAACGCCTGCCCACCTGGCGAGAAACAAGTGTGCCTGGACGGCTGCATCTGCCTGCCCGACCCGGGACAACTCGGCTCCCTGCCTGATGGCATCTACCAGATCGCGGCACCTGCCCTGGCGCTGTGGCTGACCCAAGCCCGCGCTGAAGCAGCCAGCGCCGGCATCCAGCCCATTCCTGCGCACATCCGGGAGCAACTGCTGCGTTGGTACGACCCCAGCGTCCTCGATACCGCGCGCTACAAAGTTAGCGACAACGGCCAATTCAATGCCGCCACTGCCATGCTGCAAAACCCCGATGTCGGTGCCGTGACGCTAATCGACATCATTCTCTTCCGGGACGCTCAAACCGCAGAACAGAACACCGCGCTCTGGGCTCACGAATTAAAGCATGTGCAGCAGTTTCAGGCGTGGGGGGTAGAAGGGTTTGCCCAGCGATATACACAAGATTCCAATGCGGTGGAGGCGCCGGCTTATGCCATACAGGCTGAGGTCAGACGGTCGGTGCGGGAAGGGACTTATTGA
- the bcsA gene encoding UDP-forming cellulose synthase catalytic subunit — MTAQLNTPSPSSRTWRLQVFLDTFQARFNRWPERYRQALKILAGLIAALLALGILTAPLDLYSQAGFAAACFTVSLFIRKQSGRLAILTLITLSLIASLRYMYWRLSDTLDFDNWQDAVFGYGLVLAELYALLVLVFGYVQTAWPLHRKPQILQQAPDQWPTVDIFIPTYNEALSIVKLVVLAAQSIDWPEAKLRVHVLDDGRREAFRIFCEQVGVNYITRDNNQHAKAGNLNEALKVTDGEFIAVFDADHVPTRSFLQVTMGWFFKDPNLALLQTPHFFYSPDPFEKNLDTFRSVPNEGELFYGLVQNGNDLWNATFFCGSCAVMRRTHLLEVGGIATETVTEDAHTALKLNRRGFNTAYLAIPQAAGLATENLSRHISQRIRWARGMAQIFRTDNPLLGKGLNLGQRICYLNAMMHFFYSLPRLVFLTAPLAYLIFGAQIFHASALMVAVYVLPHIVHSSLTNSSIQGRFRHSFWNEVYESVLAWYIMRPVLLALIKPSQGTFNVTDKGGTIEENYFDWKLARPYIVLLTLNMLGLGIGSVKLIGSDSAEVATLLINLVWTIYNIIIVSTAVAVASESSEVRSEPRVPADLPVRIYRQDGTWFDCTTQNFSQQGVGLNLPDDIRLCPQETLQLSILRTPPSSLFPATAMFSHGNVVGVQFDAMPLRLQSELVRLTFSRADTWASSWGNGRPDAPMSALRDVSRIGLRAILGLFMVTLKDGRALLRKRSNTPSSIDPTAEMPRS, encoded by the coding sequence ATGACTGCCCAGCTCAATACCCCCTCCCCCTCCTCGCGGACCTGGCGATTGCAGGTGTTCCTGGATACGTTCCAGGCTCGCTTCAATCGATGGCCCGAGCGTTATCGCCAAGCCCTGAAAATCCTGGCAGGGCTGATTGCAGCATTATTGGCGCTGGGCATCCTTACCGCACCGCTGGATCTGTATTCCCAGGCAGGGTTTGCCGCAGCGTGTTTCACCGTCAGCCTGTTCATCCGCAAACAATCCGGGCGACTGGCGATCCTGACCTTGATCACCCTCTCGTTGATCGCATCGTTACGTTATATGTATTGGCGCCTGTCCGACACGCTGGATTTCGACAACTGGCAGGATGCCGTATTTGGCTATGGGTTGGTCCTGGCAGAGCTGTATGCCTTGCTCGTCCTGGTATTCGGTTATGTCCAGACCGCCTGGCCGCTGCACCGCAAGCCACAGATTTTGCAGCAGGCGCCGGATCAATGGCCAACGGTCGACATCTTTATCCCCACTTACAACGAAGCATTGAGCATCGTGAAACTGGTGGTGCTCGCCGCCCAATCCATTGACTGGCCCGAAGCCAAGTTGCGTGTGCATGTACTCGATGACGGACGTCGGGAAGCGTTCCGGATTTTCTGCGAACAGGTCGGCGTCAACTACATCACCCGCGACAACAATCAGCATGCCAAGGCCGGCAACCTCAACGAAGCGCTGAAAGTGACCGATGGCGAGTTCATTGCCGTATTTGACGCAGATCACGTCCCCACCCGCTCCTTTCTGCAAGTCACTATGGGCTGGTTTTTCAAGGATCCGAACCTGGCGTTGCTGCAAACGCCGCATTTTTTCTACTCACCCGACCCATTCGAAAAAAACCTCGATACGTTTCGCTCGGTCCCCAACGAAGGTGAGTTGTTCTACGGCCTGGTGCAGAACGGCAACGACCTTTGGAACGCAACCTTCTTCTGTGGCTCCTGCGCAGTCATGCGGCGCACTCATTTGCTGGAAGTCGGCGGCATCGCCACCGAAACCGTGACCGAGGATGCGCACACGGCGCTCAAGCTCAATCGCCGGGGGTTCAATACCGCCTACCTTGCCATTCCACAAGCAGCCGGCCTGGCCACGGAAAACCTTTCTCGTCACATTAGTCAGCGCATACGTTGGGCGCGGGGCATGGCGCAGATTTTTCGCACCGACAACCCGCTGCTTGGCAAAGGTCTGAACCTGGGCCAGCGCATCTGTTATCTCAACGCCATGATGCATTTTTTCTACAGCCTACCTCGCCTGGTGTTTTTGACCGCACCCTTGGCCTACCTGATTTTTGGCGCGCAGATATTCCACGCCTCGGCGTTGATGGTGGCGGTCTATGTACTGCCCCATATTGTCCATTCCAGCCTGACCAACTCCAGCATCCAGGGGCGATTCCGTCATTCGTTCTGGAACGAAGTCTATGAGTCGGTTTTGGCCTGGTACATCATGCGGCCCGTGCTACTCGCCCTGATCAAACCGTCACAGGGAACGTTCAACGTGACCGATAAGGGCGGCACCATCGAAGAAAATTATTTCGACTGGAAGCTCGCGCGCCCCTACATCGTGTTGCTCACCTTGAACATGCTCGGTCTGGGGATCGGTTCGGTGAAGCTGATAGGGAGTGATTCGGCCGAGGTCGCGACCTTGTTGATCAACCTGGTGTGGACTATTTACAACATCATCATCGTCAGTACCGCTGTCGCGGTTGCCAGTGAATCTTCCGAGGTGCGCTCCGAACCCAGGGTTCCCGCCGATCTGCCTGTGCGCATCTACCGTCAAGATGGCACCTGGTTCGATTGCACTACCCAGAATTTCTCGCAACAAGGCGTGGGTCTCAACCTGCCAGACGATATTCGACTCTGCCCCCAAGAGACGCTGCAACTGAGCATTCTGCGCACGCCTCCCTCCAGCCTTTTTCCTGCAACGGCGATGTTCAGCCACGGCAATGTGGTCGGTGTGCAATTCGATGCCATGCCACTGCGTCTGCAGAGTGAACTGGTTCGACTGACGTTTTCACGCGCCGATACCTGGGCCAGCAGTTGGGGTAACGGCCGTCCCGATGCCCCAATGTCGGCCCTCAGGGACGTCAGCCGCATCGGCCTGCGCGCCATTCTCGGCTTGTTCATGGTCACCCTTAAAGACGGCCGAGCGCTGCTGCGCAAACGTTCGAACACGCCATCCTCTATTGACCCTACTGCGGAAATGCCCCGATCTTGA
- a CDS encoding DoxX-like family protein, with translation MSFWSGSLATPATALLGLLLDVAIFNPSMLRDAFNPVSLNVARLALCAVAWNTKA, from the coding sequence ATGTCCTTTTGGTCAGGGTCGTTAGCGACGCCCGCGACGGCGCTACTCGGCCTGCTACTGGATGTGGCGATTTTCAATCCATCGATGCTTAGGGATGCCTTCAATCCCGTCTCACTAAATGTGGCCCGACTTGCCCTGTGCGCAGTTGCCTGGAACACCAAGGCTTGA
- a CDS encoding LysR family transcriptional regulator: MHQVDLSTVDLNLLKLFEALVRERSVTRAGLRLGLSQPAASRALGRLRTMLGDRLVVRGKLGLELTPRGETLAGPVARLLDDARGIVSPAVFDPASATGRITIAAHDHLSLVVLSGLIARFERLAPALSLHIAQPTGDNVRLVEQGGADLALGIFEALPGSLHRRGLYADSLVCVVRSDHPGVADGLSLERYVTLRHVTVTISGVGESAVDIALSTLGLTRHVALRVPHFLAGAMLVADSDMILTLPSRLARRLAERLPLALLDLPLQVAPLSPAMIWHERFHGDPAHVWVRQQLVDVVASFNTVG; this comes from the coding sequence ATGCACCAAGTGGATTTATCTACAGTCGACCTCAACCTGTTAAAGCTATTCGAAGCACTCGTTCGGGAGCGAAGTGTTACCCGGGCGGGCCTCCGCTTGGGCTTGAGCCAACCGGCTGCCAGCCGCGCGCTGGGGCGACTGCGCACGATGTTGGGTGATCGCCTGGTGGTCCGCGGCAAGCTCGGGCTGGAACTGACGCCACGCGGTGAAACGCTGGCAGGTCCAGTGGCCAGGCTGCTGGACGATGCCCGAGGCATCGTCTCGCCTGCCGTCTTCGATCCCGCGTCTGCAACGGGTCGGATCACGATCGCCGCGCACGACCACCTGAGTCTGGTGGTCCTTTCCGGTTTGATCGCCCGCTTCGAGCGCCTTGCCCCTGCGCTAAGTCTCCATATCGCGCAACCTACTGGGGACAACGTGCGGCTTGTCGAGCAGGGGGGCGCAGATCTGGCACTGGGCATTTTCGAGGCACTGCCCGGCAGTCTCCATCGGCGCGGCCTTTACGCCGACAGCTTGGTGTGCGTGGTGAGGTCCGATCACCCAGGTGTGGCAGACGGACTCAGCCTGGAGCGTTATGTGACCTTGCGCCACGTTACCGTGACCATTTCCGGCGTGGGAGAGAGTGCGGTTGACATCGCCCTCTCGACACTGGGACTCACTCGCCACGTCGCGCTGCGAGTTCCCCACTTTCTTGCTGGTGCGATGTTGGTGGCGGATAGCGACATGATTCTCACGTTGCCAAGCCGTTTGGCGCGCCGACTTGCGGAAAGGCTCCCGCTCGCGCTCCTGGATCTGCCGCTACAAGTTGCTCCTTTGTCGCCAGCCATGATTTGGCACGAGCGCTTCCATGGCGACCCTGCCCATGTCTGGGTCAGGCAACAGCTTGTCGACGTCGTTGCGTCATTCAATACGGTCGGGTAA
- a CDS encoding EcsC family protein has protein sequence MTTGTDESSSSLMKMVEAIAISPQDARELVAQYESQARSSAPSATGEKIQDAVVDKIISRYSKLAATSGAATALPGVIPGIGTVVSAVGGGLADISVCMKLQIDMTMCLAVAINGKMSNEDAKHMSYIIALYGSLEQMGSSSATKIASKAGVRMVHQYLKGPTLQIIKELFAKIGISFTQKAAAKVIPFGIGVIVGGTANYALTTYVGKTARDTFRLNLKEEATTE, from the coding sequence ATGACCACAGGAACAGACGAAAGCAGCTCTTCATTGATGAAGATGGTGGAAGCCATCGCCATTAGCCCGCAGGATGCCCGTGAACTTGTTGCCCAGTACGAAAGCCAGGCACGCAGCTCGGCGCCGTCCGCTACAGGCGAAAAGATTCAAGACGCAGTTGTCGACAAAATCATCAGCCGCTATTCAAAGCTGGCCGCGACGTCTGGCGCAGCCACTGCTCTTCCGGGTGTCATTCCCGGTATCGGCACTGTGGTAAGCGCTGTGGGCGGAGGGCTGGCGGATATCTCGGTGTGCATGAAGCTGCAGATCGACATGACCATGTGCCTGGCGGTGGCCATCAACGGCAAGATGTCCAACGAAGATGCCAAGCACATGTCGTACATCATCGCGCTGTACGGCTCCCTGGAGCAGATGGGGTCTTCCAGCGCCACCAAAATCGCCAGCAAGGCCGGCGTGCGCATGGTGCATCAGTATTTGAAGGGGCCGACGCTTCAGATCATCAAGGAATTGTTCGCGAAAATCGGCATCTCGTTCACTCAGAAAGCCGCGGCAAAAGTGATCCCGTTCGGAATCGGAGTCATTGTCGGCGGAACGGCGAATTACGCGCTCACCACTTACGTGGGAAAAACCGCTCGCGACACTTTCCGTCTGAATCTGAAAGAAGAGGCGACCACGGAGTAA
- a CDS encoding tRNA (adenine(22)-N(1))-methyltransferase TrmK, translated as MNEQTLSMRLERVAAHVPAGARLADIGSDHGYLPVALMRRGAITAAVAGEVALTPFRSAERTVRENGQDLRITVRLANGLAAIEPEDGITAISLCGMGGETIRDILDSGKARLSGQERLILQPNGGEQPLRQWLMENGYRILCEEVLRENRFDYEIIVAERAGPVRYTAEELYFGPLQMQTRSPAFLLKWQRLLRQKQKTLTHFARAGRAVPEEKVQDITRQARWITELLA; from the coding sequence TTGAACGAACAGACATTGTCCATGCGCCTGGAGCGCGTGGCGGCGCATGTGCCAGCCGGTGCGCGCTTGGCCGATATCGGCTCGGATCACGGCTACCTGCCGGTGGCGTTGATGCGCCGTGGCGCCATCACGGCGGCAGTGGCCGGCGAGGTGGCATTGACGCCGTTCCGCTCGGCCGAACGCACCGTGCGCGAGAACGGCCAAGACCTGCGGATCACGGTGCGCCTGGCCAATGGCCTGGCAGCGATCGAGCCGGAAGACGGGATCACGGCGATCAGCCTCTGTGGCATGGGCGGCGAGACGATCCGCGACATCCTCGACAGCGGCAAGGCGCGCCTGAGCGGTCAGGAACGCCTGATCTTGCAGCCCAACGGCGGCGAGCAGCCACTGCGCCAATGGCTGATGGAAAATGGCTACCGCATCCTCTGCGAGGAGGTGCTGCGGGAAAATCGCTTCGACTACGAAATCATTGTCGCCGAGCGCGCGGGGCCGGTGAGGTACACCGCTGAGGAGTTGTACTTCGGCCCGCTGCAGATGCAGACACGCAGCCCGGCGTTCCTGCTCAAATGGCAGCGTCTGCTGCGCCAGAAGCAGAAGACCCTGACCCACTTCGCCCGGGCGGGGCGGGCGGTGCCCGAGGAGAAGGTGCAGGACATCACTCGACAGGCCCGGTGGATTACCGAGTTGCTGGCTTGA
- a CDS encoding NmrA family NAD(P)-binding protein — protein sequence MTASSLPYVVFGVTGRTGAAAADALLRSGHPVRVVVRDSVKGRPWAQRGAEVAVADLTDLASMIKALSQVQGAYVVSPQHYNREDLFERADLIADTTARAAVAADVPRLVALSSVGADRERGTGWIRMNRMFEQRLGETGVSTIFLRAAYFMENWMPMVGQAVRSGTLPTFLAPPQRPLPMVATVDVGSTAAALLQEERTGTSVVTLSGPKDYAPNDIAAIVSATLDKPVDVAVLLEAEWPKALADAHFSKAALAGFTEMTRGLNCSHIDLKSDPGAIEWAGTTPLERVIAELAQRQR from the coding sequence ATGACTGCTTCCTCGCTCCCTTACGTTGTGTTCGGCGTAACCGGCCGTACCGGCGCCGCTGCTGCCGATGCACTTTTGCGTTCCGGCCACCCAGTGCGCGTCGTGGTGCGTGACTCAGTCAAGGGTCGGCCGTGGGCCCAACGCGGCGCAGAGGTTGCCGTAGCCGATCTGACAGACCTCGCCTCTATGATCAAGGCGCTCAGTCAGGTCCAGGGTGCCTATGTCGTCAGCCCTCAGCACTACAACCGTGAAGATCTGTTCGAGAGGGCAGACTTGATTGCCGATACCACGGCGCGCGCTGCGGTTGCGGCGGACGTGCCCAGGCTTGTGGCTCTTTCCTCGGTGGGTGCCGACCGTGAACGCGGAACTGGATGGATCAGGATGAACCGCATGTTCGAGCAGCGTTTAGGTGAAACCGGTGTTTCGACCATCTTCCTGCGCGCGGCTTATTTCATGGAGAACTGGATGCCGATGGTCGGACAGGCCGTGCGTAGCGGCACCCTCCCGACGTTTCTGGCACCACCACAGCGCCCTCTCCCGATGGTGGCGACTGTGGATGTCGGCAGCACCGCAGCTGCTTTGCTGCAGGAAGAAAGGACGGGGACCTCTGTTGTCACACTCTCGGGGCCCAAAGACTATGCCCCGAACGATATCGCCGCTATCGTTTCCGCCACGCTCGATAAGCCTGTCGACGTGGCAGTCCTTCTGGAAGCTGAGTGGCCCAAAGCGCTGGCGGATGCCCATTTCTCAAAGGCCGCCCTTGCTGGTTTCACCGAAATGACCCGTGGCCTCAATTGCTCGCATATCGACCTCAAGAGCGATCCCGGCGCAATAGAGTGGGCAGGAACAACTCCGCTGGAACGAGTCATCGCCGAACTGGCACAGCGTCAGCGCTAA